A single window of Luteibacter yeojuensis DNA harbors:
- a CDS encoding immunity 8 family protein, with protein MRAELKSISSSDVDMPSFIPAVSDRFGFWCHARIGSQGSDSADLFQFCICTPAWLISERLCGNLANASFGRNLILVFSYDFNEIVELVGSYAQSCEGDTWDEIATKLARVGEWEFDDYKHYSPQNR; from the coding sequence ATGAGAGCAGAATTGAAATCGATATCGAGCTCGGACGTAGACATGCCGAGTTTTATACCCGCTGTCAGTGATCGTTTCGGGTTCTGGTGTCATGCTCGAATTGGAAGCCAGGGCAGTGACAGTGCCGATCTTTTTCAGTTCTGCATATGTACGCCAGCTTGGCTGATTTCTGAACGGCTGTGCGGGAATCTCGCCAACGCTTCATTCGGTCGAAATCTCATTCTTGTGTTCTCTTACGACTTTAATGAGATAGTTGAATTGGTCGGATCATATGCTCAGTCATGCGAGGGAGATACATGGGATGAGATTGCGACGAAGCTAGCCCGGGTTGGTGAATGGGAATTCGATGACTATAAACACTATTCTCCGCAGAACCGATGA
- a CDS encoding lipocalin family protein, which translates to MPAPSRAGPIATQPLAPVSHLDLERYAGTWHEIARLPMYFQRKCTGPVTATYTLRADGTVAVHNECVTADGSAIASDGVARRPEPFSQGKLEVRFAPKWLSWLPMVWADYWVIALDDDYRWAMVGEPGRKYLWILSRTPGMDEATFSLLKERAAAMGYDLAPLVISGELD; encoded by the coding sequence ATGCCTGCACCATCCAGGGCCGGCCCCATCGCCACCCAGCCCCTCGCCCCCGTCAGCCATCTCGACCTCGAGCGCTATGCCGGTACGTGGCATGAAATCGCCCGGCTGCCGATGTACTTCCAGCGCAAGTGCACAGGGCCGGTCACGGCCACCTACACACTCCGCGCCGATGGCACCGTTGCGGTGCACAACGAATGCGTCACGGCCGATGGGTCCGCCATCGCAAGCGACGGTGTGGCGCGACGTCCGGAACCGTTTTCACAGGGCAAGCTGGAAGTGCGCTTCGCACCGAAATGGCTGTCGTGGCTGCCCATGGTGTGGGCGGACTATTGGGTCATCGCTCTCGACGATGATTATCGGTGGGCGATGGTTGGGGAGCCGGGGCGGAAGTATCTTTGGATTCTCTCGCGTACGCCGGGGATGGATGAGGCGACGTTCTCTTTGCTCAAGGAGCGGGCTGCCGCTATGGGCTATGACTTGGCGCCGCTGGTGATTTCGGGTGAACTGGACTAA
- a CDS encoding HutD/Ves family protein: MSILRFDDLKAVPWKNGLGMTREIAVEPAGASMDDFLWRASIADVDTASPFSRFPGVDRTIVLLQGDGFTMTLDAGHEHALTTPCVPFAFPGEAAVEVTLAGGATRDFNLMVRRGKASGTINVVYGPNRLEADDVALLHVARGTAVVDGVACAPGDTLTAPCKIELADEAAALLVRIKRNDT, encoded by the coding sequence ATGAGCATCCTCCGATTCGACGACCTGAAAGCCGTGCCGTGGAAGAACGGGCTTGGCATGACCCGCGAGATAGCGGTCGAACCGGCGGGAGCGTCGATGGACGATTTCCTCTGGCGCGCGAGCATCGCCGACGTGGACACGGCTTCGCCGTTTTCACGCTTTCCCGGCGTCGACCGGACCATCGTGCTGCTCCAGGGTGACGGGTTCACGATGACGCTGGATGCGGGACACGAACACGCGTTGACGACACCCTGCGTGCCGTTTGCCTTTCCAGGCGAAGCTGCCGTCGAGGTAACGCTCGCCGGCGGAGCGACACGGGATTTCAACCTGATGGTTCGACGGGGAAAGGCCAGCGGCACGATCAATGTCGTCTACGGGCCGAACCGGCTCGAAGCCGACGATGTGGCGTTGTTGCACGTGGCTCGCGGAACCGCCGTCGTCGACGGCGTCGCGTGCGCACCCGGCGACACGCTTACCGCCCCCTGCAAGATCGAACTCGCTGATGAAGCGGCAGCGCTCCTGGTGCGGATCAAACGCAACGACACCTGA
- the dinG gene encoding ATP-dependent DNA helicase DinG, whose protein sequence is MLTDDTKAAIRAAYARLKDGLAGFRGRAAQLKMIAEVAKALSEPAGAAVIEAPTGTGKSMAYLIAGLEAARAQKKKLVIATATVALQEQLVQRDIPQYLSLCSVEAKVALAKGRARYLCPRNLRMAGAEPSAQSGFEFDADLALWSRPPAERDTKAIEKLGRMFESREWNGDIDMSPEPLSDLVRGMITTSAGGCTGRKCGAFAACPFFVARRAIGEADIVVANQDLVLADLTMPRDEDTFGGVILPKPEETLYIFDEAHHVPGKAIDRGAADVHLATAVRRIGRLQNQIHGAYSLTDKESIGNLTLEAGDEKMLEMSNALEEIEREIRMSWTPSSSETEPVFRASLGQLPENWKMHAEHLHLITKDIQRWLRTVRRTVVEMEAGGPTQEALSRELGVALERLDRQVRTWYAWSTDDRENGPPLARWVSMTPEQQLVCHASAVSAGGLLRSVLWDNASAVVMTSATLSAGGNFRGFADSVGLPNEAVTISLPSPFDLERQATLAVPALNTLPDDREGHAREVSEWLAKHLDWDAGNLVLFTSRAKLDRVLQILPIEFVRKVRAQGSLSKAQLIAEHCADIEAGKGSTLFGLASFGEGLDLPGKLCETVVVTQLPFAVPTDPVGATYAEWLESRGRNPFIEVSVPDATRLLTQYCGRLIRTETDTGRIVLLDRRVVTKRYGTGMLRALPPFAREIERVA, encoded by the coding sequence ATGCTCACCGACGACACCAAAGCCGCGATCCGCGCCGCCTATGCGCGGCTGAAGGACGGCCTTGCGGGGTTCCGCGGTCGCGCCGCGCAGCTGAAGATGATCGCCGAGGTGGCCAAGGCGCTCTCCGAACCCGCTGGGGCCGCCGTGATCGAGGCGCCCACCGGTACCGGCAAATCGATGGCCTATCTCATCGCGGGTCTCGAAGCGGCCCGGGCGCAGAAGAAGAAGCTGGTGATCGCCACGGCGACGGTCGCGCTCCAAGAGCAGCTGGTCCAGCGTGATATTCCCCAGTACCTCAGCCTTTGCAGTGTCGAGGCCAAGGTCGCGCTCGCGAAGGGTCGCGCTCGCTACCTTTGCCCGCGCAACCTGCGGATGGCAGGGGCCGAGCCTTCTGCGCAGAGCGGCTTCGAATTCGACGCCGACCTCGCGCTGTGGTCGCGGCCACCGGCCGAACGCGACACCAAGGCCATCGAGAAACTGGGCAGGATGTTCGAATCGCGCGAATGGAACGGCGATATCGACATGAGCCCCGAGCCCTTGTCCGATCTCGTGCGCGGCATGATCACCACGAGCGCCGGCGGCTGCACCGGCCGGAAGTGCGGTGCGTTCGCCGCGTGCCCGTTCTTCGTCGCCCGCCGCGCCATCGGCGAAGCCGACATCGTGGTCGCCAACCAGGACCTGGTGCTCGCCGACCTCACGATGCCGCGTGACGAGGACACCTTTGGCGGCGTGATCCTGCCCAAGCCGGAGGAGACGCTGTACATCTTCGACGAGGCCCACCACGTGCCCGGCAAGGCGATCGACCGCGGCGCTGCCGATGTGCATCTCGCCACGGCCGTGCGCCGCATCGGCCGCCTGCAGAACCAGATTCACGGCGCCTATTCGCTCACCGACAAGGAAAGCATCGGCAACCTGACGCTGGAAGCCGGCGACGAGAAGATGCTCGAGATGTCGAACGCGCTGGAGGAGATCGAGCGCGAGATCCGCATGTCGTGGACGCCTTCGTCGAGCGAGACGGAGCCCGTGTTCCGCGCCTCGCTCGGACAGCTCCCGGAAAACTGGAAGATGCACGCGGAGCACCTGCACCTCATCACGAAGGACATCCAGCGCTGGTTGCGCACCGTGCGCCGCACCGTCGTGGAGATGGAGGCCGGCGGTCCCACGCAGGAAGCCCTGTCGCGCGAACTCGGCGTGGCGCTGGAACGCCTCGACCGGCAGGTGCGCACTTGGTACGCGTGGTCGACCGACGATCGCGAGAACGGTCCGCCGCTCGCACGCTGGGTCAGCATGACCCCGGAACAACAGCTGGTTTGCCATGCCTCGGCGGTATCGGCCGGCGGTTTGCTGCGAAGCGTGTTGTGGGACAACGCGTCCGCCGTGGTCATGACGTCGGCTACGCTCAGTGCCGGCGGAAATTTCCGCGGCTTCGCCGATTCGGTGGGATTGCCCAACGAAGCCGTGACGATCAGCCTGCCCTCGCCCTTCGACCTGGAACGACAGGCCACCCTCGCCGTGCCTGCGCTGAACACGCTGCCGGACGATCGCGAGGGTCACGCACGCGAGGTTTCCGAATGGCTGGCGAAGCACCTCGACTGGGACGCCGGCAACCTCGTGCTGTTCACGTCGCGCGCCAAGCTGGATCGCGTGTTGCAGATCCTTCCCATCGAATTCGTGCGCAAGGTACGCGCGCAGGGCTCGTTGTCGAAGGCCCAGCTGATCGCGGAGCACTGCGCGGATATCGAAGCCGGCAAGGGCAGCACGCTGTTCGGCCTCGCTTCCTTCGGCGAGGGCCTCGATCTTCCCGGCAAGCTCTGCGAGACCGTGGTGGTCACGCAGCTTCCCTTCGCGGTGCCCACCGATCCGGTAGGTGCCACGTATGCGGAATGGCTGGAATCGCGCGGCCGCAATCCCTTCATCGAAGTAAGCGTGCCGGATGCCACGCGGCTGCTTACGCAGTACTGCGGTCGCCTGATTCGCACGGAAACCGATACGGGACGGATCGTGTTGCTCGATCGTCGCGTCGTCACCAAGCGCTACGGCACGGGCATGCTTCGCGCGCTTCCTCCTTTCGCCCGCGAGATCGAGCGCGTCGCATGA
- a CDS encoding DUF2188 domain-containing protein — MASSSAQLFIPYSESTQGPWIVRRAASLLLGPYDSQAAALGAAEAIAPGLSAELGRPVEIHIQQADGTWTEHNYVVAGLVAGAGTPPAGMNRRHA, encoded by the coding sequence ATGGCTTCGAGTTCCGCCCAACTGTTCATTCCGTACAGCGAATCGACACAGGGACCGTGGATCGTGCGCCGTGCGGCATCCCTCCTCCTCGGCCCCTACGATTCGCAGGCGGCCGCTCTTGGTGCCGCCGAGGCCATCGCACCCGGCCTGTCCGCCGAACTCGGCCGTCCCGTGGAGATCCACATTCAGCAAGCCGACGGCACGTGGACGGAACACAACTACGTGGTGGCCGGCCTGGTGGCCGGCGCGGGCACGCCGCCTGCGGGGATGAACCGGCGCCACGCCTGA